The Halorhabdus sp. BNX81 genome includes a region encoding these proteins:
- a CDS encoding carboxymuconolactone decarboxylase family protein — MSKSDELAEMKQSLHQLVGEAENLEGFAGYVEATESPGALDTKTKELMSLAVGCVARCEHCVLWHMDGALEAGATREEVIETLEVAVLMGGGPAMTYAIEAYEILEELEAEKGA; from the coding sequence ATGTCGAAATCCGACGAACTCGCCGAGATGAAGCAAAGTCTCCACCAACTCGTTGGCGAAGCCGAGAACCTCGAAGGGTTCGCCGGCTACGTCGAAGCCACAGAGAGCCCGGGGGCGCTCGATACGAAGACCAAGGAACTCATGTCCCTGGCTGTCGGGTGTGTGGCGCGGTGTGAACACTGCGTCCTCTGGCACATGGACGGCGCGCTCGAGGCCGGTGCGACCCGCGAGGAGGTCATCGAGACGCTCGAAGTCGCCGTCCTGATGGGCGGCGGTCCGGCGATGACCTACGCGATCGAGGCCTACGAGATCCTCGAGGAACTGGAAGCCGAGAAAGGCGCCTGA